A part of Balneola sp. genomic DNA contains:
- a CDS encoding nitroreductase family protein, producing the protein MSKPAFIPLDSYTEYPAEEMKQRATEFYELLRKRRTIREFSDQPVEREVIEKCLLAAGTAPNGANKQPWHFAVISDPEIKKQIKEAAEEEEREFYHRRAPQDWLDDLYPFGTDEHKPFLETAPYLIGIFAQSYHLNEDGERSKHYYVKESVGIATGMLITALHHAGLATLTHTPSPMGFLNEIMKRPSHEKPFLLLVVGYPKDGVQVPDITKKSLSEISSFL; encoded by the coding sequence ATGTCTAAACCAGCATTTATCCCCTTAGATTCTTACACAGAATATCCTGCCGAGGAAATGAAGCAAAGAGCTACTGAGTTTTATGAACTACTCAGAAAGCGTCGTACTATACGAGAATTTTCTGACCAACCTGTAGAAAGAGAGGTTATTGAAAAGTGTCTGCTAGCGGCCGGAACCGCTCCTAATGGAGCTAATAAGCAACCATGGCATTTCGCCGTAATCTCCGACCCGGAGATAAAAAAGCAAATCAAAGAAGCTGCAGAAGAAGAAGAACGAGAATTTTACCATCGAAGAGCACCGCAAGACTGGCTGGACGATCTTTATCCTTTTGGTACTGATGAACACAAACCCTTTCTTGAAACTGCTCCCTATTTGATTGGTATTTTCGCACAAAGCTATCACTTGAATGAAGATGGTGAACGAAGTAAACATTATTATGTGAAGGAGTCCGTAGGTATTGCAACGGGGATGCTTATAACGGCACTTCATCATGCCGGCTTAGCTACTCTCACTCACACACCTAGCCCTATGGGCTTTTTAAATGAGATTATGAAACGACCGTCCCATGAAAAACCATTTCTTCTTTTAGTTGTTGGTTATCCAAAAGATGGTGTTCAAGTACCAGATATTACTAAAAAGTCGTTAAGTGAAATTTCTTCTTTCTTATAG